The following are encoded in a window of Amycolatopsis solani genomic DNA:
- the dprA gene encoding DNA-processing protein DprA, whose product MSPDEVRQARAYLLRVAEPPAPALVAFVAEHGPVAAAALVRGGDCPAEVLKATEARRDYDLVGQDFARAAEAGARLVVPEDDEWPAWALLAVDQAARRGVTEAVPPLALWVAGEVALGTATDRAVAVVGARAATDYGEHHAAELAYGLAARGVPVFSGAAYGIDGAAHRGALAAGGVTVAVLGCAVDAGYPAGHVGLLNRIVRSGGAVVSEYPPGTPPARHRFLVRNRLIAALTEGTVVVEAGQRSGARNTASTAGAFGKIVMALPGPISSAMSVGCHELIRDSRATLVSTIDQVLETVGHFGIAEDTAPGRQKRSTDRLGPEALRTYEALAVRAERSDAEIAVEAGIPLRRVRALLPALEIDGFAVRGEAGWRRRRESA is encoded by the coding sequence ATGAGCCCCGACGAGGTGCGCCAGGCCCGCGCCTACCTGCTGCGAGTGGCCGAACCGCCGGCGCCCGCCCTGGTCGCCTTCGTGGCCGAGCACGGCCCGGTCGCGGCTGCCGCGTTGGTCCGCGGCGGCGACTGCCCGGCCGAGGTGCTGAAGGCGACCGAAGCCCGGCGGGACTACGACCTGGTCGGCCAGGACTTCGCCCGTGCCGCCGAGGCCGGTGCCCGGCTGGTCGTGCCGGAAGACGACGAGTGGCCCGCGTGGGCGTTGCTCGCTGTGGACCAGGCCGCGCGGCGCGGGGTGACCGAGGCCGTGCCGCCGCTGGCGTTGTGGGTGGCCGGCGAGGTCGCGCTCGGCACCGCCACCGATCGGGCCGTGGCCGTCGTCGGGGCCCGCGCGGCCACCGACTACGGCGAACACCACGCGGCCGAGCTCGCCTACGGGCTGGCTGCCAGGGGCGTACCCGTGTTCTCGGGGGCGGCGTACGGCATCGACGGCGCGGCCCACCGCGGCGCGCTCGCCGCCGGCGGGGTCACCGTCGCGGTGCTCGGGTGCGCCGTCGACGCCGGTTATCCGGCCGGGCACGTCGGGCTGCTGAACCGGATCGTGCGATCCGGCGGTGCGGTCGTCAGCGAGTACCCGCCCGGCACGCCACCGGCGCGGCACCGCTTCCTCGTCCGCAACCGGCTCATCGCCGCCCTCACCGAGGGCACCGTGGTCGTCGAGGCCGGGCAGCGCAGCGGCGCCCGCAACACCGCGAGCACCGCCGGTGCCTTCGGCAAGATCGTGATGGCGTTGCCGGGGCCGATCTCATCCGCGATGTCCGTCGGCTGCCACGAGCTGATCCGCGACTCCCGGGCGACGCTCGTCTCGACCATCGACCAAGTCCTCGAGACGGTGGGCCATTTCGGCATCGCCGAAGACACCGCGCCGGGCCGCCAAAAGCGGTCCACCGACCGGCTCGGGCCCGAAGCGCTGCGCACCTACGAGGCGCTGGCCGTGCGCGCGGAACGGTCCGACGCGGAGATCGCGGTCGAAGCCGGCATCCCGTTGCGGCGGGTGCGGGCACTGCTGCCGGCACTGGAGATCGACGGATTCGCCGTCCGCGGGGAAGCGGGCTGGCGACGACGGAGGGAAAGCGCGTGA